The following are encoded together in the Humulus lupulus chromosome 5, drHumLupu1.1, whole genome shotgun sequence genome:
- the LOC133779170 gene encoding uncharacterized protein LOC133779170: MDENNLLQLSNQKATAQEMEVGTLLMQANKASINEHMLLEEGMSSTTNEGINVAYIPHLAEEVADFIIEDNSKREKRLEEIEIFKTKRSERREYLVTCAYDTCSWFVRASKYRNQDLFKVRKCIPNHTCFVEIVMEDHRQAKSIIVGELIKNKYKSVKRNYTPNDIMNDMNDYFGVTMGYTKSWRSREKALLLVRGNPDDSYQKLPMYLHMLKQANPGTVTHLLTDNEDRFKYLYIAFSNSIKGWRYLRPIIVVDGTFLKNAHGGTLFSASTLDPNNNIFVLAFGIADSENDNSWLWFFSKLRDTYGEPEGLAIVSDRHNSIENAVHIVYPNAFHGACMYHLLNNLKSKYGNHGEQLQMNFIAAAKAYTKIECEHYMRSFDRLDRRIRPYLEKAKYETWARSYSPTKRYTMMTSNIAESLNAALKAARNLSIDILVECLRSLVQKWVWNNSNNANGTFTKVSTATENELRHDIVSKMKYEVLPFNPIEYQVRDEKRTNFTVNIHNRTCTWNRFQEDEMPCGHAVAVIAKRNLGVYDYCAKFYKTETLKAMHEENVHPLPHKDE, encoded by the exons ATGGATGAAAATAATCTTCTTCAGCTATCAAATCAGAAAGCTACAGCACAAGAAATGGAGGTAGGAACATTATTAATGCAAGCAAACAAAGCTTCCATCAATGAACATATGTTACTTGAAGAAGGAATGTCAAGCACAACAAATGAGGGAATCAATGTGGCATACATACCTCACCTTGCTGAAGAAGTAGCTGATTTTATAATTGAAGACAATTCAAAAAGAGAAAAGAGATTGGAGGAAATTGAAATA ttcaaaacaaaaagatcagAAAGAAGAGAGTACCTGGTTACCTGCGCATATGACACATGCAGCTGGTTTGTGAGAGCTTCTAAATACAGAAATCAAGATTTATTCAAGGTACGAAAATGCATTCCAAATCATACTTGCTTTGTTGAAATTGTTATGGAGGATCATAGGCAAGCAAAAAGCATCATAGTTGGGGAattaataaagaataagtacaagtCAGTCAAAAGAAATTATACTCCAAATGACATCATGAATGACATGAATGATTACTTTGGAGTAACCATGGGATACACAAAATCATGGAGATCAAGAGAAAAAGCTTTGCTTCTAGTAAGAGGGAACCCTGATGATTCATATCAAAAGTTGCCAATGTATCTTCACATGTTGAAGCAAGCAAATCCAGGAACAGTAACACATCTGCTCACAGACAATGAAGATAGATTCAAATACTTGTACATAGCTTTCTCCAACTCAATCAAAGGTTGGAGATACTTGAGGCCTATtattgttgttgatggaacttttttaaaaaatgcaCATGGCGGCACACTATTTTCAGCATCAACATTAGATCCAAACAACAACATTTTTGTCTTGGCTTTTGGAATAGCAGACTCAGAAAATGATAACTCTTGGCTTTGGTTCTTCTCCAAACTGAGAGACACATATGGAGAACCCGAAG gATTGGCTATTGTTTCCGACAGACACAATAGCATAGAGAATGCAGTACATATAGTGTACCCAAATGCGTTCCATGGAGCTTGCATGTATCACTTGCTCAATAATTTGAAAAGCAAGTATGGAAACCATGGAGAACAGCTACAAATGAATTTCATTGCAGCAGCAAAAGCATACACAAAAATAGAATGTGAACACTACATGAGAAGCTTTGATAGACTTGACAGACGCATTAGACCCTATTTAGAGAAAGCCAAATATGAAACTTGGGCAAGATCATACTCACCAACAAAAAGATACACCATGATGACATCCAACATCGCAGAATCGCTCAACGCTGCACTAAAAGCTGCAAGAAATCTCTCTATTGATATCTTGGTTGAATGTCTTAGAAGTTTGGTTCAAAAGTGGGTTTGGAACAATTCAAATAATGCAAATGGAACATTCACAAAAGTGTCTACAGCAACAGAAAATGAATTGAGACATGACATTGTTTCAAAAATGAAGTATGAG GTCTTGCCTTTCAACCCAATAGAATATCAAGTTCGTGATGAAAAAAGGACCAATTTCACAGTAAATATTCACAATAGAACTTGTACATGGAATAGGTTTCAAGAAGATGAAATGCCTTGTGGGCATGCAGTAGCTGTAATTGCAAAGAGAAACTTGGGAGTATATGATTACTGTGCAAAGTTTTACAAAACAGAAACTTTGAAAGCAATGCATGAAGAAAATGTTCATCCTTTGCCCCATAAAGATGAATGA